One Trichomycterus rosablanca isolate fTriRos1 chromosome 23, fTriRos1.hap1, whole genome shotgun sequence genomic window carries:
- the bloc1s5 gene encoding biogenesis of lysosome-related organelles complex 1 subunit 5, producing MDKITHAVGDVQSRLLDHKPIIQGEIRYFVQEFEEKRGFRECRLLENINKMVAEANEQAMQRCTETMQENLFDAITRLEAVNHMTQRIQQRELEAQQGSLLQENKERCKEDWEKFLKEQNRLKEEVDEEHLKAVSRLSTQYSEMKKDLSNLSHI from the exons ATGGACAAAATAACCCATG CTGTAGGTGATGTTCAGTCTAGGCTGTTGGACCACAAGCCCATCATTCAGGGTGAGATCAGATACTTTGTACAGGAGTTTGAG gaAAAACGAGGCTTTAGGGAGTGCCGTCTGCTAGAAAACATTAACAAGATGGTTGCTGAAGCCAACGAACAAGCAATGCAAAGATGCACCGAGACCATGCAGGAGAATTTATTTGATGCGATCACACGCC tGGAAGCTGTAAATCATATGACGCAGAGAATCCAGCAGAGGGAACTAGAAGCCCAGCAG ggcTCCCTTCTACAGGAGAATAAGGAAAGGTGTAAGGAGGACTGGGAAAAGTTCTTAAAGGAGCAGAACAGGCTAAAGGAGGAGGTGGATGAGGAGCATCTTAAAGCTGTGAGCAGACTAAGTACTCAGTACAGTGAGATGAAGAAAGACCTTTCAAACCTTTCTCATATTTGA